The following coding sequences lie in one Arachis hypogaea cultivar Tifrunner chromosome 9, arahy.Tifrunner.gnm2.J5K5, whole genome shotgun sequence genomic window:
- the LOC112710196 gene encoding telomere repeat-binding factor 4, giving the protein MGNQKQKWTQDEEDALIAGVEKHGPGKWKNILKDPQFAPFLTSRSNIDLKDKWRNLSVSNGTQGSKEKSRVPKIKAGAPVAAAPVAAAAASNAIVVAGEDATIVTTMIHQPDPSVAVGDSSQNDEDAKNRPRYNAMVLEALSALKDANGSDLNAIVNFIEQKHKVPQNFRRALSTRLRRLVSQGKLEKVQNCYKIKKDYSPVPKSPVAVKKNVWPQRQQPPPPPEFVASNETIKEAAETAAYRIAEAESKSYLAAEAVKEAERIAHLAEDAEAMLQLVQQIYDACSRGEAVILAS; this is encoded by the exons atggGTAATCAGAAGCAAAAGTGGACACAAGATGAAGAAGACGCACTCATCGCTGGCGTGGAAAAACACGGTCCAGGAAAGTGGAAGAACATTCTCAAAGACCCTCAATTCGCACCATTTCTCACTTCACGTTCCAATATCGACCTCAAG GATAAATGGCGGAATTTGAGTGTTAGCAATGGCACTCAAGGGTCCAAGGAAAAATCTAGGGTTCCTAAAATCAAGGCTGGGGCTCCTGTTGCTGCTGCCccagttgctgctgctgctgctagtAATGCTATTGTTGTTGCCGGGGAAGATGCTACTATTGTCACCACTATGATTCATCAACCTGATCCTTCTGTTGCTGTGGGTGATTCTTCTCAAAATGACGAAGATGCCAAGAATCGTCCGAG GTACAATGCAATGGTTTTAGAAGCGCTGTCAGCTTTGAAAGATGCTAATGGATCTGACCTGAATGCCATTGTTAACTTCATTGAG CAAAAACACAAGGTTCCTCAGAATTTCAGAAGGGCATTGAGCACCAGGTTGAGGAGGCTTGTTAGTCAAGGGAAACTTGAAAAG GTACAAAACTGTTACAAGATTAAAAAGGACTATTCACCTGTGCCAAAATCACCAGTTGCTGTGAAAAAGAATGTGTGGCCACAAcggcaacaaccaccaccaccccccGAGTTTGTGGCATCTAATGAGACAATAAAGGAAGCTGCTGAAACTGCAGCCTACAGAATTGCTGAGGCCGAAAGCAAGTCATATTTAGCCGCTGAAGCAGTCAAGGAGGCAGAACGAATTGCACACTTAGCTGAAGATGCTGAGGCGATGTTACAGCTAGTACAACAGATTTATGATGCTT GTTCGCGCGGTGAAGCTGTCATCTTGGCATCTTAA